In Paenibacillus kyungheensis, the following are encoded in one genomic region:
- a CDS encoding universal stress protein, which produces MYPKILLAVDGSEHSLRATTEAIKLVSLQQSGEIEVVFVADFGKSRDEVLRYGDIDELELSRRQKLFPIEELLQQQQAAYAIKILHGEPGQSLIRHANDHSFDLVVMGSRGLGSLKEMVLGSVSHKVARGVKCPVLIVK; this is translated from the coding sequence ATGTATCCAAAAATATTGTTGGCGGTAGATGGCTCCGAACACTCGTTACGAGCAACAACAGAAGCGATCAAGTTGGTATCATTACAACAGTCAGGTGAGATTGAAGTGGTATTTGTAGCGGATTTCGGCAAAAGTCGTGATGAAGTACTGCGCTATGGAGATATTGATGAATTAGAACTATCTAGACGACAAAAATTATTTCCAATCGAAGAACTTCTGCAACAGCAACAAGCCGCATATGCGATAAAAATATTACATGGAGAACCCGGACAAAGCCTAATCAGGCACGCTAATGATCATTCTTTTGATCTAGTCGTAATGGGAAGCAGAGGGCTGGGCTCTTTGAAAGAAATGGTACTCGGGAGCGTCAGCCACAAAGTAGCCCGTGGTGTCAAATGTCCTGTCCTGATCGTGAAATAA
- a CDS encoding copper amine oxidase N-terminal domain-containing protein produces MKKKICSAVLVTALTVSGGLHTPSVSAATPIKITIDGVQLTTDQAPVMSANRTMVPLRGVFEALDAKVLWKQSTKTVTATKDGTTIVLPLGSRTATINGKSVVLDVPAKSIKGRTVVPLRFVSEALGEKVGWNSSTKTVSITTTNSKPTTPTTPTTPSTSISPVPYVNTKVVGQQGNGNDLEISFPASASTKGISQYRILVVKANSNTFNINTAQNVPAANYTAIPQGSSNYTITLMPQARDTDGQLIQKNVNYRVYVLAVGATGYNNALSVSSSIVSLGVVATASAIATDVKASDVSDNGDGRDFSVTFTKASDESKLSNYRVFVVKTTSAGSFSSTEAAKVSSSNYTTINKTGSNPTTRLTNTTRDTSGELITTGTAYTVFVVSITSSGDNIGISAGSNSLTLGRTVEAPSITKVEDVSNYADGRDIQVTFTKSSEESKISGYRVFVVRSKASGDFDIATANGLASSRYIDVSKTGSDRTVTLSTSLKDSGGEAIANDVPYRIYVMALGSGSYANSLSSASSTLTLQTGTQSTGNVSGIAVSDISDYGDGRDLQVTFNKASDEGLVNNYRVMVVKSINASKFNLSTANSVSSSNYLQISKNGSNRTVTFSAGSKDVNGDLIKNGTNYQVFVLTTGTGNASGNNSLSGASSVITLAANAATSAVNTVATTNSNSTSTASDITFSFVPANDTGISEYRVYVVRADQAGSFNVNTANNVAAANYTRIAKTATKVTQALTTSTKDYNGNAIVKDVAYRVYVLSVADGSVRSVNTLSGASNDFTIKTSTVAPVTNLNATATNGGIKVTFSKPSGETGIASYAVMLVPSASSNNFSLADANRVSERNYETVTKGVYSEWTFTTTDVDINGAAIRSGVAYKAFVLSIADGRVATVNALSVASREAQIIAQ; encoded by the coding sequence ATGAAAAAGAAGATTTGTTCAGCAGTATTAGTAACAGCATTGACGGTAAGCGGAGGTCTACATACACCATCCGTCAGCGCAGCAACACCGATTAAAATTACGATCGATGGAGTTCAGCTAACAACAGACCAGGCACCTGTAATGTCAGCTAACCGTACGATGGTTCCATTAAGAGGTGTTTTTGAAGCGCTAGACGCAAAAGTACTCTGGAAACAAAGCACCAAAACAGTAACAGCTACCAAAGATGGTACAACGATTGTGTTACCACTTGGTTCTAGAACAGCAACAATCAATGGCAAATCTGTTGTATTAGACGTACCTGCAAAGTCGATTAAAGGACGAACAGTTGTCCCTTTACGCTTTGTCAGCGAAGCTTTAGGTGAAAAAGTAGGTTGGAACTCATCGACCAAGACAGTTAGCATTACAACCACTAACTCCAAACCAACAACGCCTACCACACCAACGACTCCATCGACTTCGATCTCACCGGTACCTTATGTGAATACCAAAGTAGTCGGGCAACAAGGAAATGGTAATGATTTAGAAATAAGCTTTCCAGCTTCTGCAAGTACAAAAGGAATCAGTCAGTATCGTATTCTAGTAGTCAAAGCCAATAGTAATACATTTAATATCAATACCGCACAAAATGTACCGGCAGCGAATTATACAGCTATTCCGCAAGGCAGTAGCAATTATACGATCACATTAATGCCTCAAGCTCGTGATACAGACGGACAATTGATTCAGAAAAATGTAAATTACCGTGTCTATGTACTGGCAGTAGGGGCGACTGGATATAACAATGCTTTATCCGTAAGTTCATCGATTGTGTCTCTAGGTGTAGTCGCTACAGCTTCTGCTATAGCAACCGACGTCAAAGCAAGTGATGTCTCCGACAATGGCGATGGACGAGATTTCTCAGTGACATTTACCAAAGCAAGCGATGAAAGTAAATTAAGCAATTACCGTGTATTTGTTGTAAAAACGACAAGTGCAGGTAGCTTTAGTTCAACAGAAGCAGCAAAAGTTAGCAGTTCTAACTATACAACCATTAACAAAACAGGTTCCAATCCAACAACACGCTTAACGAATACCACGCGTGATACATCGGGTGAATTGATTACAACAGGAACAGCATATACGGTATTTGTAGTGTCAATCACAAGCAGTGGCGACAATATTGGTATATCTGCTGGCTCTAATTCATTAACATTAGGACGTACAGTTGAAGCTCCTTCGATCACTAAAGTAGAAGATGTGAGTAACTACGCAGATGGACGGGATATTCAAGTGACGTTTACCAAGTCTTCTGAAGAATCCAAAATTAGCGGATATCGTGTATTCGTAGTGCGTAGCAAAGCATCAGGTGACTTTGATATTGCAACAGCTAACGGATTAGCCTCAAGCCGTTATATCGATGTATCCAAAACAGGTAGCGATCGCACAGTTACGCTATCGACATCACTGAAAGACAGTGGCGGAGAAGCGATTGCCAATGATGTGCCTTATCGTATCTATGTGATGGCGCTTGGTTCAGGTTCGTATGCGAATAGCTTATCTTCTGCTTCTTCTACACTTACACTTCAGACAGGTACGCAATCGACAGGAAATGTGAGTGGAATAGCTGTTAGTGATATTAGCGACTACGGCGATGGACGCGATCTCCAAGTGACATTTAACAAAGCAAGTGATGAAGGATTAGTAAATAACTATCGTGTTATGGTAGTCAAATCAATCAATGCGAGCAAATTCAACCTTTCTACAGCCAATAGTGTATCCAGTTCGAACTATTTACAAATTAGCAAAAATGGTTCTAATCGTACGGTAACGTTCAGTGCAGGTTCCAAAGATGTAAATGGTGATCTGATCAAAAATGGTACTAATTATCAAGTATTTGTTTTAACGACAGGTACAGGAAATGCTTCGGGCAACAATTCATTATCAGGCGCTTCGTCTGTTATTACATTAGCTGCCAATGCTGCAACATCAGCTGTTAATACTGTAGCAACAACGAATAGCAATTCAACAAGTACAGCATCGGATATTACGTTTAGTTTTGTACCGGCTAACGATACCGGTATTTCTGAATATCGTGTCTATGTGGTACGTGCTGATCAAGCAGGTTCATTTAATGTAAATACAGCAAATAATGTAGCTGCGGCAAATTATACACGCATTGCCAAAACAGCAACCAAAGTAACGCAAGCTTTAACAACGAGCACCAAAGATTATAACGGTAATGCGATTGTCAAAGATGTAGCTTATCGTGTGTATGTGTTAAGTGTAGCCGATGGTTCGGTTCGCTCGGTAAATACATTATCTGGAGCATCAAATGACTTTACGATCAAGACATCAACGGTAGCGCCGGTTACTAACCTGAATGCGACGGCAACCAATGGGGGAATCAAAGTAACTTTCTCCAAACCATCCGGTGAAACAGGTATTGCAAGCTATGCTGTGATGCTGGTACCGTCTGCAAGCTCAAACAATTTCTCATTGGCAGATGCGAATCGTGTGAGTGAACGCAATTATGAGACAGTCACCAAAGGCGTATATAGCGAGTGGACATTTACAACAACAGATGTTGATATTAATGGCGCTGCTATCCGCTCAGGTGTTGCCTATAAAGCATTTGTATTATCTATTGCTGATGGACGTGTAGCGACCGTTAATGCTCTCTCTGTAGCTTCGAGAGAAGCTCAAATCATCGCTCAGTAA
- a CDS encoding aldo/keto reductase, translating into MQYVKLGRTGLDVSRICLGCMSYGIPDRGAHPWTLDEQSSRPFIKQALEAGINFFDTANVYSDGTSEEIVGKALKEYANRDEIVIATKVHGKMHQGANGGGLSRKAIMAEIDHSLQRLGTDYVDLYQIHRWDPHTPIEETLEALHDVVKAGKARYIGASSMASWQFMKALDISKQNGWTRFVSMQNYVNLLYREEEREMLPLCKEEGIGVIPWSPLARGRLTRDWEEETSRSESDSFGQSLYAASAEADRKVVERVAEIASERNIPRAQVALAWVLQKEPVTAPIVGATKLHHLQDAVAAVDLVLTENEIKRLEEPYIPHPVTGF; encoded by the coding sequence ATGCAATATGTAAAATTAGGTCGTACCGGTCTCGATGTATCGCGAATTTGTTTGGGATGTATGAGTTATGGAATACCTGATCGTGGAGCACATCCATGGACATTAGATGAGCAGAGCAGTCGTCCTTTTATCAAGCAAGCTTTGGAAGCAGGTATTAACTTTTTTGATACAGCCAATGTCTATTCAGATGGAACCAGTGAAGAGATTGTAGGAAAAGCGCTCAAAGAGTACGCGAATCGTGATGAGATCGTTATCGCTACCAAAGTACATGGTAAAATGCATCAAGGTGCAAATGGTGGTGGGCTTTCACGCAAAGCGATTATGGCAGAGATTGATCATAGCCTACAGCGTCTAGGAACTGATTATGTAGATTTATACCAGATTCATCGCTGGGACCCGCATACACCGATAGAAGAAACATTAGAAGCTCTTCATGATGTAGTGAAAGCAGGTAAAGCTAGATATATCGGTGCTTCTTCGATGGCATCTTGGCAATTTATGAAAGCTTTAGATATCAGTAAGCAAAATGGATGGACACGCTTTGTATCTATGCAGAACTATGTTAATTTACTTTATCGGGAAGAAGAACGTGAGATGCTTCCTCTTTGTAAAGAAGAAGGGATTGGCGTGATTCCATGGAGCCCATTAGCACGCGGTCGATTAACTCGTGACTGGGAAGAAGAAACGTCACGTTCTGAAAGTGATAGCTTTGGTCAAAGTCTATATGCAGCTAGTGCTGAAGCAGATCGTAAAGTGGTAGAACGGGTAGCAGAGATTGCCTCTGAGCGTAATATTCCACGTGCACAGGTTGCACTGGCGTGGGTATTGCAAAAAGAACCAGTCACAGCACCAATCGTAGGAGCAACTAAGCTACATCATTTGCAAGATGCAGTTGCGGCTGTAGATCTTGTTCTAACTGAAAATGAAATCAAGCGTCTAGAAGAGCCATATATTCCGCATCCTGTAACAGGATTCTAA
- a CDS encoding GGDEF domain-containing protein, with protein MNKQSKWIHQFFRVYWIVISVHFFAQWGSFVFLDYDDSASHFYIYILILPTLWMSIVTLITKWMYVRWNHLSFYVLFSASTLITWTIIYLNYDIRIITALCLLPILSAVVFFKRRLLWLPSVLQLIAFTSLYLTDSHFRNYLSSFDVIAVIAFIIVSTCIAHIIVACGIEILTDLQVTMLAKQDLIVKNAIMSKLSKTDGLTNLYNQISFHDYYDTAFDYASKGAELHLALLDIDDFKAINDTYGHQAGDTILGKVSQVIQQHMSSSDIAARYGGEEFALLLFDQTFEEAYALVESIRNGVAELQHPEMNGKSVTVSIGLQSYGSEQTKEQLFEQVDHYLYQAKRTGKNKTVTACNVG; from the coding sequence ATGAATAAGCAGTCCAAATGGATACATCAATTTTTCAGAGTATACTGGATTGTCATTAGTGTCCACTTTTTTGCTCAGTGGGGTTCTTTTGTATTTTTGGATTATGACGATAGTGCTTCTCATTTCTATATTTATATTCTAATTCTACCTACTCTTTGGATGAGCATCGTTACTTTGATCACAAAATGGATGTATGTCCGTTGGAATCATTTATCTTTTTACGTGTTATTTAGTGCAAGTACACTGATCACATGGACGATTATTTATCTAAATTATGATATTCGTATTATTACCGCACTATGTTTGTTGCCGATTCTTTCAGCTGTCGTATTTTTCAAACGTCGTTTATTATGGCTTCCTTCAGTCTTACAACTTATCGCATTTACTTCATTGTATCTGACAGATTCACACTTCCGCAATTATCTATCTTCCTTTGATGTGATTGCCGTGATTGCTTTTATTATTGTAAGTACCTGTATTGCTCATATTATCGTTGCTTGCGGTATAGAAATTTTAACCGATTTACAGGTGACGATGTTAGCGAAGCAAGATCTGATTGTCAAAAATGCTATCATGAGTAAACTGTCCAAAACAGATGGTCTGACGAATCTATATAATCAAATTTCTTTTCATGATTATTATGATACTGCTTTTGATTATGCTAGTAAGGGTGCTGAGCTTCATCTGGCTTTATTGGATATTGATGATTTCAAAGCTATTAATGATACGTATGGTCATCAAGCAGGAGATACTATTCTCGGGAAAGTGTCTCAAGTGATTCAACAACATATGTCTTCTAGCGATATTGCCGCCCGTTATGGTGGGGAAGAGTTCGCGTTGCTTTTATTTGATCAGACATTTGAAGAAGCTTATGCTCTGGTAGAAAGTATACGTAATGGCGTTGCTGAATTACAACATCCTGAAATGAATGGCAAGTCTGTTACAGTCAGTATCGGTCTGCAAAGCTATGGCTCTGAACAGACTAAAGAGCAGTTATTTGAACAGGTCGATCATTATCTTTATCAAGCCAAACGCACAGGTAAAAACAAAACGGTGACTGCTTGTAATGTAGGATAA
- a CDS encoding DUF6985 domain-containing protein, which produces MIDPSWYTQLTLEDDAYDVTEEVTFEGDYTFQLMGQKVVMQVEFIQAIDNEEEIEHLTAPSIEQQQIWEHYIEHSEYIQQHVLQIVFEHYQKIEERYRQAWQIDPQDPATIQERDQSIPYITQPEQLKAYITLQGFLIKETSAEATYYLNFHCTWDTEHGLGVKVVDHQPVHVSTFYTAYDID; this is translated from the coding sequence ATGATCGATCCAAGCTGGTACACACAATTAACATTAGAAGATGATGCTTATGATGTGACTGAAGAAGTAACATTTGAAGGAGACTATACATTTCAACTGATGGGGCAAAAGGTTGTGATGCAAGTAGAGTTTATTCAGGCGATTGACAATGAAGAAGAGATTGAACATCTGACGGCTCCTTCTATAGAACAACAACAGATCTGGGAGCATTATATCGAGCATAGCGAATATATTCAGCAGCATGTGTTACAGATCGTTTTTGAACATTATCAAAAGATTGAAGAGCGTTATCGTCAAGCATGGCAAATTGATCCGCAAGATCCTGCTACGATTCAAGAACGAGATCAATCAATTCCGTATATTACACAGCCGGAGCAATTAAAAGCGTATATAACGTTACAAGGATTTCTGATCAAAGAAACTTCAGCGGAAGCGACGTACTATCTTAATTTTCACTGTACATGGGATACAGAACATGGATTAGGAGTCAAAGTAGTTGATCACCAACCTGTTCATGTGAGTACTTTTTATACAGCATACGATATCGATTAA
- a CDS encoding cold-shock protein, which produces MQTGTVKWFNAEKGFGFIEVEGGSDVFVHFSAITGDGFKTLDEGQRVEFNVVEGNRGPQAENVVKL; this is translated from the coding sequence ATGCAAACAGGTACAGTAAAATGGTTTAACGCAGAAAAAGGATTTGGTTTTATCGAAGTTGAAGGCGGAAGCGACGTATTCGTTCACTTTTCTGCTATCACTGGCGACGGTTTCAAAACTTTGGACGAAGGTCAACGCGTAGAATTCAACGTTGTTGAAGGAAACCGTGGTCCACAAGCTGAGAACGTTGTAAAACTGTAA
- a CDS encoding cold-shock protein, with amino-acid sequence MYYSRKNPSQEIPMAMTDIWECTNPDCKGWMRDNFALADVPVCSQCKSPMTRAQKELPVLDNTSYSRPNKKR; translated from the coding sequence ATGTACTATTCACGGAAAAATCCATCGCAAGAGATTCCAATGGCAATGACTGATATATGGGAATGTACAAATCCAGATTGCAAAGGATGGATGCGAGATAACTTTGCACTTGCAGATGTACCGGTTTGTTCACAATGCAAGTCGCCCATGACCCGCGCTCAAAAAGAATTGCCGGTGTTGGATAATACGAGCTATAGTAGACCCAACAAAAAGCGTTAA
- a CDS encoding GntR family transcriptional regulator, whose translation MADSSISLKPRYEQMYLTLRNRFHSGEYTIGDKIPSEKELMEQFEVSRITSKKALDMLVQDGYIVRQPGRGSFVIYNGDQLEMIETEDGDKYDAPSRPRTDRNQIVLGLIMEDFSDSYGKEMLVEMERTAQKMGVYLMLRLSFSQTDIEENAIRMLRDYGVDGLIIYPTRGQIFNSEILKLVIDRFPHVLVDRYVKGIDSTSISTDNVAAASLGTHYLLDQGHRHIALLTSKVTDNVAIEERIEGFVQAHAERGVVLDRSSWLTDMYWNSNQEEDEQVLVQHNVDMIQQMIEAHPQITALFAMQYELALFAKEAIEHMGLHIPQDISIICFDSPQASAALYPFTHMQQDQQSLGRLAIENVLALIEGASLPSKISLQANLIHGHSVAEASVHS comes from the coding sequence ATGGCAGATAGTTCAATATCGCTTAAACCGAGATACGAGCAAATGTATTTAACGTTACGTAATCGTTTTCATTCAGGCGAATATACAATAGGGGATAAGATTCCATCGGAGAAAGAATTGATGGAACAATTTGAAGTGAGCCGGATCACTTCGAAGAAAGCGTTAGATATGTTAGTGCAAGATGGATATATTGTACGGCAACCCGGTAGAGGTTCTTTTGTTATCTATAATGGAGATCAACTCGAAATGATAGAAACAGAAGATGGAGACAAATATGATGCTCCAAGCAGACCACGTACCGATCGTAATCAGATTGTACTTGGGCTCATTATGGAAGATTTTAGCGATAGTTATGGTAAAGAAATGCTGGTCGAAATGGAAAGAACTGCGCAAAAAATGGGTGTATATTTGATGTTACGGCTTTCTTTTTCACAGACCGATATCGAAGAAAACGCGATACGAATGTTGAGAGATTATGGAGTTGATGGGCTGATTATTTATCCGACACGCGGGCAAATATTTAATTCAGAGATCTTAAAATTGGTAATAGATCGCTTTCCGCATGTACTGGTCGATCGCTATGTCAAAGGGATTGATTCGACGTCGATTAGCACGGATAATGTAGCCGCAGCAAGCCTGGGTACACATTACTTGTTGGATCAAGGACATCGTCATATCGCGTTATTAACGTCCAAAGTAACCGATAATGTAGCGATTGAAGAACGAATCGAAGGATTCGTACAAGCCCATGCGGAACGTGGTGTGGTACTGGATCGCTCGTCGTGGTTAACCGATATGTACTGGAATAGTAATCAAGAAGAAGATGAGCAAGTGCTTGTTCAACATAATGTAGATATGATCCAGCAGATGATCGAAGCACATCCGCAGATCACAGCATTATTTGCGATGCAGTATGAACTAGCATTATTCGCCAAAGAAGCGATCGAACATATGGGACTGCATATCCCGCAGGACATTTCGATTATTTGTTTTGATAGTCCGCAGGCAAGTGCAGCATTATATCCATTTACACATATGCAACAAGATCAACAATCATTAGGCAGATTAGCGATAGAAAATGTACTTGCGCTGATCGAAGGTGCATCATTGCCTAGCAAAATTTCGTTACAAGCGAACTTGATTCATGGACATTCTGTTGCAGAAGCGTCTGTTCATTCATAA
- a CDS encoding glycoside hydrolase family 125 protein, whose product MNDIGNGVLPFSVQQLIADVQAHLTERPKLARMFNNCISNTLTTTLKPLEDGTVFVITGDIPAMWLRDSAAQVRPYLILANEDGELSDLVANVVRRQIHYIQLDPYANAFNEAENGNGHQDDKTDMSKWIWERKYEIDSLCYPIQLAYLLWRTTGRIDHLDEHFRKACHIIMTLWRTEQKHNEHSPYTFERIDCPVSDTLPYEGKGTPVGFTGMTWSGFRPSDDACEYGYLIPSNMFAVVVLGYMEQIASEVYQDEEWISQASLLKAQIQAGIEEYGIVDHPEFGRIYAYETDGLGNYNLMDDANVPSLLSLPYLGYCTLDDPLYQNTRKFILSQHNPYYYSGTAAQGIGSPHTPPQYIWHISLAMQALTSQHQSEILSLLHTLENTDADTDFLHEGFHMDRPEEYTREWFSWANSLFSELILTYCGYTVPSGKIQSS is encoded by the coding sequence ATGAATGATATCGGAAATGGTGTGTTACCATTCTCTGTTCAACAATTGATAGCAGATGTACAAGCCCATCTTACAGAACGTCCCAAGCTCGCACGTATGTTCAATAACTGTATCAGTAATACACTAACAACTACGCTCAAGCCTTTAGAAGATGGAACTGTATTTGTGATCACTGGAGATATTCCTGCAATGTGGTTACGGGATTCAGCCGCGCAAGTTAGACCTTATCTTATCCTTGCTAATGAAGATGGAGAGTTAAGTGATCTAGTAGCCAATGTAGTCAGACGACAAATACATTATATTCAGCTTGATCCTTACGCGAATGCTTTTAATGAAGCAGAGAATGGCAATGGACATCAGGACGATAAGACAGATATGAGCAAATGGATCTGGGAACGCAAATATGAGATCGATTCGCTATGTTATCCGATTCAGTTAGCTTATCTCTTATGGCGGACTACAGGAAGAATTGATCATTTGGATGAACATTTCCGCAAAGCCTGTCATATTATTATGACATTATGGCGTACCGAACAGAAGCATAATGAACATTCACCGTATACGTTTGAACGAATCGATTGTCCGGTATCCGATACGCTCCCTTATGAAGGCAAAGGAACTCCGGTTGGCTTTACAGGGATGACATGGTCAGGATTTCGACCGAGTGATGATGCTTGTGAGTACGGATATTTGATTCCTTCGAATATGTTTGCTGTAGTGGTATTAGGTTATATGGAGCAGATCGCAAGCGAAGTGTATCAAGATGAAGAATGGATTTCTCAAGCTTCTCTATTAAAAGCACAAATTCAAGCAGGTATTGAGGAATATGGTATTGTAGATCATCCTGAATTTGGACGGATATATGCTTACGAGACCGATGGATTAGGCAATTATAATCTGATGGATGATGCTAATGTACCCAGTCTACTTTCGCTTCCTTATCTAGGTTATTGCACGCTAGATGATCCATTGTATCAAAATACTAGAAAGTTTATACTCAGTCAGCACAATCCTTATTATTATAGCGGTACAGCAGCTCAAGGGATTGGTAGTCCTCACACCCCTCCTCAATATATATGGCATATTTCGTTAGCTATGCAAGCTTTGACATCCCAACATCAATCAGAAATTCTATCTTTGCTACACACTTTGGAAAATACCGATGCAGATACTGATTTTCTTCATGAAGGCTTTCATATGGATCGACCGGAAGAATATACACGTGAATGGTTTTCATGGGCTAATTCGTTATTCAGTGAACTGATTTTGACATACTGCGGTTATACAGTTCCCAGCGGTAAAATTCAATCGTCATAA
- a CDS encoding extracellular solute-binding protein, which yields MAKGKRKWIAGLLVSLTVLTAACSNNSAGTSASGGDSSNKVVKVAYGKWNETDNWGKWLTSVKTEFEKAHPGVTVELQPIQGAQYATKIPLLMSDPSTAPEVLAEDSFMINADSEAGYLEPLKVDSWSDWSNFNEAIKAAAKGKDDKTYGIPFSTDVRGLYYNKELFKKAGLPVPWQPKNWQDILTASQTIHEKLPDIIPFWMNSGKAGQEATTMQTFEMLLYGTENPLYENGKWITQSPGILSSLNFINNIYSNGFGPPLSQVLTAQAGQVLETDLMPNQKVAIALNGNWLTGTWASSGSKPWPEALDVYDFVKMPTENGQAPGFTSMSGGWTLAVGAKSVEKELGWEFIQLAVNEKHNKEFAMLDGALTPRLDVAKDKEYSEQPGTLYAKAADFITYTHVRPSTADYPVVSTAIQEMVEKVVTKGASPQDAMTQYAQSVQRSVGADKTETK from the coding sequence ATGGCAAAAGGCAAACGTAAATGGATAGCAGGGTTATTGGTTAGTTTGACTGTATTAACAGCAGCATGTTCGAATAACAGCGCAGGAACGAGTGCTTCTGGAGGAGATTCATCGAACAAAGTGGTCAAAGTAGCTTATGGAAAATGGAATGAAACAGATAACTGGGGAAAATGGTTAACCAGTGTCAAAACAGAATTTGAGAAAGCGCATCCAGGGGTCACCGTTGAATTGCAACCGATTCAAGGAGCACAATATGCGACCAAAATTCCATTATTGATGTCTGATCCAAGTACAGCTCCTGAAGTACTGGCTGAAGATTCTTTTATGATCAATGCAGATAGTGAAGCAGGATATTTGGAACCGCTTAAAGTAGATAGCTGGTCAGATTGGAGTAATTTTAACGAAGCCATCAAAGCCGCGGCAAAAGGAAAAGATGACAAAACGTATGGCATCCCTTTCTCTACAGATGTACGTGGATTGTATTACAACAAAGAGCTATTTAAAAAAGCAGGCTTACCGGTTCCATGGCAACCTAAAAACTGGCAAGATATTTTAACCGCTTCCCAGACGATTCATGAGAAATTACCAGATATTATTCCATTCTGGATGAACTCCGGTAAAGCAGGTCAAGAAGCGACAACGATGCAGACGTTTGAAATGTTATTATACGGCACAGAAAATCCGCTATATGAAAATGGCAAATGGATTACACAAAGTCCGGGAATCTTGAGCTCGCTTAACTTTATCAACAATATTTATTCTAATGGCTTCGGGCCACCATTATCTCAAGTGCTGACTGCACAAGCAGGTCAAGTGTTAGAAACAGACTTGATGCCGAATCAAAAAGTTGCGATTGCACTTAATGGTAACTGGTTGACAGGGACATGGGCATCTTCAGGTAGCAAACCATGGCCAGAAGCGTTAGACGTCTATGATTTTGTCAAAATGCCAACAGAAAATGGACAAGCACCTGGATTCACTTCTATGTCTGGTGGCTGGACACTTGCTGTAGGTGCTAAATCTGTAGAAAAAGAATTAGGTTGGGAATTTATTCAACTGGCTGTCAATGAAAAACACAATAAAGAATTTGCGATGTTAGATGGGGCATTAACACCTCGCCTTGACGTAGCGAAAGACAAAGAATACAGCGAACAACCGGGTACATTGTATGCCAAAGCGGCTGATTTTATCACTTACACTCATGTTCGTCCAAGCACAGCCGATTATCCTGTTGTCTCTACTGCTATTCAAGAAATGGTTGAAAAAGTAGTCACTAAAGGGGCGAGCCCTCAAGACGCAATGACCCAATATGCGCAAAGTGTACAGCGTAGCGTGGGTGCAGACAAAACAGAGACCAAGTAA